Proteins encoded within one genomic window of Nordella sp. HKS 07:
- a CDS encoding SDR family NAD(P)-dependent oxidoreductase — MSANTAIVTGAGTGIGAATAERLAGLGWNVALVGRRRDKLETVAASGSGSPGQTLVIAEDLADPAAARRVIENTRATFGRIDALVNNAATIKVMPIEDYPLDVIDLHWAVNVRAPFLLIQAALPALRERGGAIVNISSSSGTILRPGQSLYGITKSALEYLTRSLAGELAPSRIRVNALALGPVDTPIHETWATNLTEAYEWLAGQVPLGRIAKAEEVARWIELLVSPDSAWMTGACIPFDGGQTLDIS; from the coding sequence ATGAGCGCGAACACTGCGATAGTGACAGGAGCCGGTACCGGCATCGGCGCGGCAACGGCTGAGCGGTTGGCGGGATTGGGCTGGAATGTGGCGCTGGTCGGCCGGCGGCGCGACAAGCTGGAAACGGTGGCAGCAAGCGGTTCGGGAAGTCCCGGCCAAACCCTGGTAATTGCCGAGGATCTTGCCGATCCCGCAGCGGCCAGGCGCGTCATTGAGAATACCCGCGCCACCTTCGGCCGCATCGATGCGCTGGTCAACAATGCCGCTACCATCAAGGTGATGCCTATCGAGGACTATCCACTGGACGTCATAGACCTCCATTGGGCGGTTAATGTGCGCGCACCGTTCCTCCTGATCCAAGCCGCGCTTCCGGCCCTGCGCGAACGCGGCGGCGCCATCGTCAACATCTCGTCGTCCTCGGGCACGATCCTGCGGCCCGGCCAATCGCTCTACGGCATAACCAAATCGGCCCTCGAATATCTGACGCGCTCGCTGGCCGGCGAACTGGCGCCGAGCAGGATTCGGGTCAACGCGCTGGCGCTTGGTCCGGTCGACACGCCCATTCACGAAACCTGGGCCACCAATCTGACGGAGGCCTATGAGTGGCTGGCAGGCCAGGTGCCGCTCGGCCGGATCGCCAAGGCCGAAGAGGTGGCACGCTGGATCGAGCTGCTGGTTTCGCCGGACTCGGCATGGATGACCGGCGCCTGTATTCCGTTTGACGGCGGTCAAACACTCGACATTTCGTGA
- a CDS encoding SDR family NAD(P)-dependent oxidoreductase — protein MARFAGKVALVTGATTGIGQATAVRLASEGALVGINQKPSGDASETLRLIKEGGGEAFRVIADMRDPTAVTAMVKEVAKRGGRLDYVVSNAAINPFMPWDATSIEDFDNLFETNVRGTWVVCTEAAKQMIAEGHGGAIVMVSSISAHVGAPTQVAYCGTKGAISMLGKALGSVLGNNGIRVNVVEPGAVRTNMSAPMLEMPDVMKYYLDRIALHRIAEPSELASAVAFLLSDDSSYVTSATLLVDAGFIVNAEL, from the coding sequence ATGGCGCGTTTCGCGGGAAAGGTAGCCCTGGTCACCGGCGCGACCACGGGCATTGGCCAGGCAACGGCGGTGCGGCTTGCCTCAGAGGGCGCGCTGGTTGGCATTAACCAGAAGCCTTCCGGCGATGCGAGCGAGACGCTGAGATTGATCAAGGAAGGAGGCGGGGAGGCCTTTCGGGTCATTGCCGACATGCGCGATCCGACGGCGGTCACGGCCATGGTGAAGGAAGTGGCGAAACGCGGCGGCCGCCTCGACTATGTCGTTTCGAATGCTGCCATCAATCCATTCATGCCCTGGGATGCGACGTCGATCGAGGATTTCGACAACCTCTTCGAAACCAATGTCCGCGGCACCTGGGTGGTATGCACCGAGGCGGCCAAGCAGATGATTGCCGAAGGCCATGGCGGTGCCATCGTCATGGTGAGTTCGATCTCCGCCCATGTCGGTGCTCCCACCCAAGTGGCCTATTGCGGCACTAAAGGCGCCATCAGCATGTTGGGCAAGGCATTGGGCTCGGTACTGGGGAACAACGGCATACGTGTGAACGTGGTGGAACCGGGCGCGGTCAGGACCAATATGAGCGCGCCGATGCTCGAGATGCCCGATGTCATGAAATACTATCTCGACCGTATCGCTCTGCACCGCATCGCCGAACCTTCAGAACTGGCGAGCGCCGTTGCGTTCCTTCTATCGGATGATTCGAGCTATGTGACGTCTGCAACGCTGCTTGTGGATGCCGGCTTCATCGTCAACGCGGAGCTATAG
- a CDS encoding substrate-binding domain-containing protein has protein sequence MALIAGLALVSAAPVLAEKPTGLNVPIGDTSRSDQEYVWISNASNLPLFVERVYPGLESARKALNVKVRIAGPTSVDLAAFITTVDAECTKNPAGVIVVGGWDDALASEVDKCIDKKVPTVVTDGDLPMSKRLTYLGTNWYNLGYQHGQYQCRYHAEAGLKAGEIGTISFLAASNFIAARQGLRDALAKECPDIKVVADEESGTNVEQVAANTAAIIQGHPNLTGMVGFDSEAGPGIVRAVTESGKAGKIIVTSNEAGRDFLNSIKDGTVKMINMEKYETMDFFAVLYLYTFHNDIIRNLGMDQWLQNPLPAIGDSGLIFVTKDNVDTILAATDPAATGASTTPTGLNVPIGDTSRSDQEYVWISNASNLPLFVERVYPGLESARKALNVKVRIAGPTSVDLAAFITTVDAECTKNPAGVIVVGGWDDALASEVDKCIDKKVPTVVTDGDLPMSKRLTYLGTNWYNLGYQHGQYQCRYHAEAGLKAGEIGTISFLAASNFIAARQGLRDALAKECPDIKVVADEESGTNVEQVAANTAAIIQGHPNLTGMVGSRFGGRTGDRAGSDGVGQGGQDHRHFERGWPRLPEFDQGRRGEDDQYGKVRDDGLLRRRLSLHFPQ, from the coding sequence GTGGCCCTGATCGCCGGCCTCGCATTGGTGAGCGCCGCCCCGGTCCTGGCCGAAAAACCCACGGGGCTGAATGTTCCGATCGGCGACACGAGCCGCAGCGATCAGGAATATGTCTGGATCAGCAATGCGTCGAATCTGCCGTTGTTTGTGGAACGGGTTTATCCGGGTCTTGAGTCGGCGCGCAAGGCGCTCAATGTGAAGGTGCGCATCGCCGGACCGACCTCTGTCGATCTTGCCGCCTTCATCACAACGGTCGATGCCGAGTGCACCAAGAACCCGGCGGGCGTGATCGTGGTGGGAGGCTGGGACGATGCACTCGCTTCTGAGGTCGACAAGTGCATCGACAAGAAGGTTCCCACCGTGGTCACCGACGGCGACCTGCCGATGTCGAAGCGCCTCACCTATCTTGGCACCAACTGGTACAATCTCGGCTACCAGCACGGGCAGTACCAGTGCCGTTATCATGCCGAAGCCGGGTTAAAGGCGGGTGAGATCGGCACGATTTCATTCCTCGCCGCGAGCAACTTCATTGCCGCGCGCCAGGGCCTGCGCGATGCGCTCGCCAAGGAGTGTCCGGATATCAAGGTGGTGGCGGACGAGGAATCTGGCACCAATGTGGAACAGGTGGCCGCCAATACCGCAGCGATCATCCAGGGCCATCCCAACCTCACCGGCATGGTGGGATTCGATTCGGAGGCAGGACCGGGAATCGTGCGGGCGGTGACGGAGTCGGGCAAGGCGGGCAAGATCATCGTCACTTCGAACGAGGCTGGCCGCGACTTCCTGAATTCGATCAAGGACGGCACGGTGAAGATGATCAATATGGAAAAGTACGAGACGATGGACTTCTTCGCCGTCCTCTATCTCTACACCTTCCACAATGACATCATCCGCAACCTGGGCATGGACCAATGGCTGCAGAACCCACTGCCGGCGATTGGCGACTCCGGTCTCATCTTCGTCACCAAGGATAATGTCGATACTATCCTGGCGGCAACCGATCCGGCTGCAACGGGGGCATCGACAACACCCACGGGCCTGAATGTTCCGATCGGCGACACGAGCCGCAGCGATCAGGAATATGTCTGGATCAGCAATGCGTCGAATCTGCCGCTGTTTGTGGAACGGGTTTATCCGGGTCTTGAGTCGGCGCGCAAGGCGCTCAATGTGAAGGTGCGCATCGCCGGACCGACCTCTGTCGATCTCGCCGCCTTCATCACCACGGTCGATGCCGAGTGCACCAAGAACCCGGCGGGCGTGATCGTGGTGGGAGGCTGGGACGATGCACTCGCTTCTGAGGTCGACAAGTGCATCGACAAGAAGGTTCCCACCGTGGTCACCGACGGCGACCTGCCGATGTCGAAGCGCCTCACCTATCTTGGCACCAACTGGTACAATCTCGGCTATCAGCACGGGCAGTACCAGTGCCGTTATCATGCCGAAGCCGGGTTAAAGGCGGGTGAGATCGGCACGATTTCATTCCTTGCCGCGAGCAACTTCATTGCCGCCCGCCAGGGCCTGCGCGATGCGCTCGCCAAGGAGTGTCCGGATATCAAGGTGGTGGCGGACGAGGAATCTGGCACCAATGTGGAACAGGTGGCCGCCAATACCGCAGCGATCATCCAGGGTCATCCCAACCTCACCGGCATGGTGGGATCTCGATTCGGAGGCAGGACCGGGGATCGTGCGGGCAGTGACGGAGTCGGGCAAGGCGGGCAAGATCATCGTCACTTCGAACGAGGCTGGCCGCGACTTCCTGAATTCGATCAAGGACGGCGCGGTGAAGATGATCAATATGGAAAAGTACGAGACGATGGACTTCTTCGCCGTCGCCTATCTCTACACTTTCCACAATGA
- a CDS encoding ABC transporter permease has protein sequence MLIIALIVVMAVLRPSTFLSTGNAAVVLLDTAQTGILACGMMVLMISGMFDLSIGGILAFSGIIAGLTVKQLGWPPLPAFLAGCIWGALLGTINGALVTRFKINALIATLATLSIYRGGLQLVSGAGVTNIGNGYTVFGQTQLLGIYSPFWFMAVIVVLFGFLVGRTRYFRQAYYIGGNPRAAKLSGINVDRTVFSFFVIMGLLAGLAGALLASRLNTAVVLAGQGVELKVITAVVLGGASLAGGAGTILGAFLGVLLMALLQNAMIIAGISPFWQLIVVGIVLLISVGLDQFARLHHRT, from the coding sequence ATGCTGATCATCGCCCTCATCGTCGTGATGGCGGTCTTGCGGCCTTCAACCTTTCTTAGCACCGGGAATGCCGCCGTGGTGCTGCTCGATACGGCGCAAACCGGCATTCTTGCCTGCGGCATGATGGTGTTGATGATCAGCGGTATGTTTGATCTCTCGATCGGCGGAATCCTTGCCTTTTCCGGTATTATCGCTGGGCTCACCGTCAAGCAGCTGGGCTGGCCGCCCCTGCCGGCCTTCCTTGCCGGCTGCATATGGGGGGCGCTGCTCGGCACCATCAATGGCGCACTGGTCACCCGGTTCAAGATTAACGCCCTTATCGCGACGCTTGCCACGCTATCGATCTATCGCGGCGGATTGCAACTCGTCTCCGGCGCCGGCGTCACCAACATTGGCAACGGCTATACGGTGTTCGGCCAGACCCAACTCTTGGGTATCTACTCGCCCTTCTGGTTTATGGCCGTGATCGTTGTGCTTTTCGGATTTCTCGTCGGTCGTACCCGATATTTTCGCCAAGCCTACTATATCGGTGGCAATCCCCGCGCGGCGAAGCTTTCCGGTATCAATGTTGACCGCACGGTGTTCAGTTTCTTCGTCATCATGGGTTTGCTGGCGGGCCTCGCCGGGGCGCTGCTCGCCTCGCGGCTCAACACGGCTGTGGTGCTGGCAGGCCAGGGCGTTGAGCTCAAGGTGATCACCGCAGTGGTGCTGGGCGGCGCCAGCCTTGCCGGCGGCGCGGGCACTATTCTCGGAGCCTTTCTCGGCGTGCTCCTGATGGCGCTGTTGCAGAATGCCATGATCATCGCCGGCATCAGTCCGTTCTGGCAGCTCATCGTGGTGGGCATCGTGCTCTTGATCAGCGTCGGGCTCGATCAATTCGCGCGACTTCATCACCGCACGTGA
- a CDS encoding cyclase family protein: MTRTLTPPAPVSLKEFDALFEKVRNWGRWGPDDERGTLNYLTPDKVTAAARLVRSGRQVSMAIPISKTSGPDNPNPAVHLMSLLHDLPVSKSGLSFGMCYLGMASHGDAYTHVDALNHVGYKGKLYNGKPVSTLTSRGSDWGSITAYSAGLVGRGVMLDAARHRGVEWLEPGEAVTRSELEEIEKAQGVRLGEGDILVFRTGHHARRLKLGAWSNEYPPAGEGKAGLHIDTVPWMHERRIAAFLPDGDGETVPSNVEGMPYPIHALQLTAMGMCISDSQQLEELAVACEQEGRFEFMVVGLPLRLPGATGTPWNPIAIF, translated from the coding sequence ATGACGCGAACACTGACACCACCCGCGCCGGTGTCGCTCAAGGAATTCGACGCCCTGTTCGAGAAGGTAAGAAACTGGGGACGCTGGGGTCCTGATGACGAGCGCGGCACGCTGAACTACCTGACGCCTGACAAAGTGACCGCCGCCGCCAGGCTTGTCCGCAGCGGCCGCCAGGTCTCCATGGCCATCCCGATCAGCAAGACATCTGGACCCGACAATCCGAACCCGGCCGTGCATTTGATGTCGCTCCTGCATGATCTGCCGGTGAGCAAGAGCGGCTTGTCCTTCGGAATGTGCTACCTCGGCATGGCCAGCCACGGAGATGCCTACACGCATGTCGATGCGCTTAACCATGTCGGCTATAAGGGCAAGCTCTACAACGGCAAACCTGTATCCACTCTCACCTCACGTGGCTCGGACTGGGGAAGCATCACGGCTTATTCCGCCGGCCTCGTCGGCCGCGGGGTGATGCTCGACGCGGCACGCCATCGCGGCGTCGAGTGGCTGGAACCCGGCGAGGCGGTGACACGAAGCGAGCTCGAGGAAATCGAGAAAGCGCAAGGGGTTCGGCTCGGCGAGGGTGACATTCTGGTATTCCGCACCGGCCATCACGCCAGGCGTTTAAAACTCGGCGCCTGGAGCAACGAATACCCACCGGCGGGCGAGGGCAAGGCCGGCCTCCACATCGACACCGTGCCGTGGATGCACGAGCGGCGGATAGCCGCCTTCCTACCCGACGGCGACGGCGAAACCGTCCCCAGCAATGTTGAGGGTATGCCTTATCCTATCCATGCTTTGCAGCTCACCGCCATGGGCATGTGTATCTCCGACAGCCAGCAGCTTGAGGAATTGGCCGTGGCGTGCGAGCAGGAAGGTCGGTTCGAGTTCATGGTGGTCGGCCTGCCATTGCGGCTCCCGGGCGCCACGGGCACACCCTGGAACCCAATAGCCATTTTCTAG